The following are encoded together in the Streptomyces sp. NBC_00341 genome:
- a CDS encoding HAD family hydrolase, whose protein sequence is MAGTTVADGGLVERAFSTAAEHLGVRPGSDDHAEKLDYVRATMGESKITVFRHLFGEEALAQQANAAFEKAYGQLVDGGLIAPVPGAPEAIERLRTEGRTVVLSTGFARTTQDAILTALGWQDLVELTLCPADAGGRGRPYPDMVLAALLRTGAVDDVRRTVVAGDTSYDMLSGVRSGAGIVAGVLTGAHDKDRLTRSGATHVLGSVAELPDLIARAEA, encoded by the coding sequence ATGGCGGGCACCACCGTTGCCGACGGCGGCCTCGTCGAGCGGGCCTTCTCCACCGCCGCAGAACACCTCGGTGTGCGGCCCGGCTCCGACGACCACGCCGAGAAGCTCGACTACGTCCGCGCCACCATGGGCGAGTCCAAGATCACCGTGTTCCGGCACCTCTTCGGTGAGGAGGCCCTCGCCCAGCAGGCCAACGCCGCCTTCGAGAAGGCGTACGGGCAACTGGTCGACGGCGGCCTCATCGCCCCCGTCCCCGGCGCCCCCGAGGCCATCGAGCGGCTCCGGACCGAGGGCCGCACCGTGGTCCTGTCCACCGGATTCGCCCGCACCACCCAGGACGCGATCCTCACCGCACTCGGCTGGCAGGACCTCGTCGAGCTGACCCTCTGCCCCGCCGACGCGGGCGGCCGCGGCCGCCCCTACCCGGACATGGTCCTCGCCGCGCTCCTGCGCACCGGGGCGGTGGACGACGTCCGCCGGACCGTCGTCGCGGGGGACACCTCGTACGACATGCTCAGCGGCGTACGCTCCGGCGCCGGGATCGTCGCGGGCGTCCTCACCGGCGCCCACGACAAGGACCGGCTCACCCGCAGCGGCGCCACCCACGTGCTGGGCTCCGTGGCCGAACTGCCGGACCTGATCGCGCGGGCCGAGGCGTGA
- a CDS encoding alkaline phosphatase family protein, producing MSRRTLLMSAAALAAAAPLAAAGVAGAAAARTPKVLVIGLDGALLNRIKDADAPHLDALMAAGLTSVSPLYADPMAPTLSGPGWSTIITGVWPDKHHVKNNEFTGNAFDRYPDFLTRIETAKPALSTYAVASWNPVTDTIFSSKVDTRVSTPDAEYDTGTTSRAAAELAGGNRDAVFVHLDNVDHAGHSYGAASSEYLAAIHGVDTQVGQLVAAVKGRATYGSEDWLIMITADHGHTDAGGHGGASAAERQTFLIATGGGITAGSTRYDIKMPDVAASALAHLGIAIAPAWGLDGRPLQQPSPDAFDTLRPKLQTRVDETGTGAAVLGFTHTPPAGWSIDNSAMGTGGVTEWRGWTFTTDEFWTAAERGQWRETNVRARNVFAVADGDEWVDKSYTGTFDSTLVSPAWPVTGGRTATLAYTTHYRQEAPQKGEVLVSYDGAAPVSVKTYTSDTVSVNESIALKVPAGASTAQVRFRYTGGNNWFWVVDGVKVTSG from the coding sequence ATGTCCCGCCGCACACTCCTCATGAGCGCGGCCGCCCTCGCCGCCGCCGCACCGCTCGCCGCCGCGGGCGTCGCCGGTGCGGCTGCCGCCCGCACCCCCAAGGTCCTGGTCATCGGCCTGGACGGCGCCCTGCTGAACAGAATCAAGGACGCCGACGCACCCCACCTCGACGCGCTGATGGCCGCCGGACTCACCTCCGTCAGCCCGCTCTACGCCGACCCGATGGCACCCACCCTGTCCGGCCCCGGCTGGTCCACGATCATCACCGGCGTCTGGCCCGACAAGCACCACGTCAAGAACAACGAGTTCACCGGCAACGCCTTCGACCGGTACCCGGACTTCCTGACCCGGATCGAGACGGCGAAGCCCGCGCTCTCGACGTATGCCGTGGCCTCCTGGAACCCGGTCACCGACACGATCTTCTCCTCGAAGGTCGACACCCGGGTCTCCACCCCGGACGCCGAGTACGACACCGGCACCACCAGCCGGGCCGCCGCGGAACTGGCCGGCGGCAACCGGGACGCGGTCTTCGTCCACCTCGACAACGTCGACCACGCGGGCCACAGCTACGGCGCCGCCAGCAGCGAGTACCTGGCCGCGATCCACGGCGTCGACACCCAGGTCGGCCAGTTGGTCGCGGCGGTGAAGGGCCGGGCCACCTACGGCTCCGAGGACTGGCTCATCATGATCACCGCCGACCACGGGCACACCGACGCGGGCGGCCACGGCGGGGCCAGCGCGGCCGAGCGGCAGACCTTCCTCATCGCGACCGGCGGTGGCATCACCGCGGGCTCGACCCGGTACGACATCAAGATGCCGGACGTCGCCGCCTCCGCCCTCGCCCACCTCGGCATAGCCATCGCCCCGGCCTGGGGCCTGGACGGGCGCCCGCTCCAGCAGCCGTCCCCCGACGCCTTCGACACGCTGCGCCCGAAGCTGCAGACCCGGGTGGACGAGACGGGCACCGGAGCCGCGGTCCTCGGCTTCACCCACACCCCGCCCGCCGGATGGAGCATCGACAACAGCGCGATGGGCACCGGCGGCGTCACCGAATGGCGCGGCTGGACCTTCACCACCGACGAGTTCTGGACCGCCGCGGAGCGCGGCCAGTGGCGCGAGACCAACGTCCGGGCCCGGAACGTCTTCGCGGTCGCAGACGGCGACGAATGGGTCGACAAGAGCTACACCGGCACCTTCGACTCCACTCTGGTCAGCCCCGCCTGGCCGGTCACCGGCGGCCGCACCGCCACCCTCGCCTACACCACCCACTACCGTCAGGAGGCCCCGCAGAAGGGCGAGGTCCTCGTCTCCTACGACGGCGCCGCACCCGTCTCCGTCAAGACGTACACCTCGGACACCGTCTCCGTGAACGAGTCGATCGCACTCAAGGTCCCGGCCGGAGCCTCCACCGCCCAGGTCCGGTTCCGGTACACCGGGGGCAACAACTGGTTCTGGGTGGTCGACGGCGTGAAGGTCACCTCCGGCTGA
- a CDS encoding ABC transporter permease, with protein sequence MLVHSRTGKWATWAVFLLLFVPLFAVPLLVVLAASFATNWSGAFPSGPTLEHYDAATAGDSLQALTTSLVTAVTASLLALLVGSWAALAAASLGRRGKRFLDALFMLPVAVPSVVVGLAVLVAFSRPPVLLNGTRWIVILAHTVLVTAFAYSSVSAATVRLDPMYEQAAASLGARPAYVLWRIRLPLLLPSLTAAAGLCFALSMGELSATMMLYPPDWTPLPVQIFAATDRGSLFTGAAVAVVLMATTLLVLFAVSRIRTRASYR encoded by the coding sequence GTGCTGGTGCATAGCCGTACCGGGAAGTGGGCCACCTGGGCCGTGTTCCTGCTGCTGTTCGTCCCACTGTTCGCGGTGCCGCTGCTGGTCGTCCTCGCCGCCTCGTTCGCCACGAACTGGTCCGGCGCGTTCCCCTCCGGGCCCACGCTGGAGCACTACGACGCGGCGACCGCCGGGGACTCCCTCCAGGCGCTCACCACGAGCCTGGTCACCGCCGTCACCGCCAGCCTCCTCGCGCTGCTCGTCGGCTCCTGGGCGGCGCTCGCCGCGGCCTCGCTGGGGCGGCGCGGGAAACGGTTCCTCGACGCGCTGTTCATGCTGCCGGTGGCCGTGCCGTCGGTCGTCGTCGGGCTCGCCGTGCTCGTCGCGTTCAGCCGGCCGCCGGTGCTGCTCAACGGGACGCGCTGGATCGTGATCCTCGCGCACACCGTTCTTGTCACGGCGTTCGCCTATTCGTCGGTCTCGGCCGCGACAGTACGTCTCGACCCGATGTACGAACAGGCCGCCGCCAGCCTCGGCGCCCGGCCCGCGTACGTCCTGTGGCGCATCAGACTGCCGCTCCTGCTGCCGTCGCTCACCGCGGCCGCGGGGCTGTGCTTCGCCCTCTCCATGGGCGAGCTGAGCGCCACGATGATGCTCTACCCGCCGGACTGGACACCCCTTCCGGTACAGATCTTCGCGGCCACCGACCGCGGCTCGCTCTTCACCGGAGCCGCCGTCGCCGTGGTCCTGATGGCGACGACGCTGCTCGTGCTGTTCGCGGTCTCCCGCATCCGCACCAGGGCCTCGTACCGCTGA
- a CDS encoding ROK family protein produces MNRSNSGANLPTLRGHNAALVLDLLRVAGERGISRLELAERTGLTPQAVSKITARLRAEGLATEAGHRASTGGKPRTVLRLVPDAGHAVGLHLDRDGLSVVLVDLAGTVVTSATAPLDFGAPADEVVAAAAGAVAQVRGDGAGPVLGVGAAVPGPLDHRDGVLHRVTGFPQWDGYRLGDALTARTGLPVVIDKDTNAAALGLALQEPGPADFAYLHLGTGLGAGLVLGGALHRGARTGAGEFGHQTVQLDGPRCGCGGRGCIEALCLAAVARGDVAEAARVLGTGAANLVALLDIDRVVLGGRTIAAEPDAYVRGVRAVLDERARRGGVGGEPVPDVTAGGGDRPVAEGAAQLVLAPLFGRVGGNDAERDG; encoded by the coding sequence GTGAACAGGAGTAATAGCGGCGCCAACCTGCCGACGCTGCGGGGCCACAACGCGGCGCTCGTGCTGGACCTGCTGCGGGTCGCGGGCGAGCGCGGGATCAGCCGGCTCGAACTGGCCGAGCGGACGGGGCTCACCCCGCAGGCCGTCAGCAAGATCACCGCACGGCTGCGGGCCGAGGGGCTGGCCACGGAGGCGGGCCACCGCGCCTCCACGGGCGGCAAGCCCCGGACCGTGCTGCGTCTGGTGCCCGACGCCGGCCACGCGGTGGGGCTGCACCTGGACCGCGACGGGCTGAGCGTGGTGCTCGTCGACCTCGCGGGCACCGTGGTCACGAGCGCTACGGCTCCGCTGGACTTCGGCGCCCCGGCCGACGAGGTGGTCGCGGCGGCCGCCGGGGCGGTGGCGCAGGTGCGCGGGGACGGCGCCGGGCCGGTGCTCGGCGTGGGCGCGGCGGTGCCGGGGCCGCTCGACCACCGGGACGGGGTGCTGCACCGCGTCACCGGATTCCCGCAGTGGGACGGCTACCGGCTCGGGGACGCGCTCACCGCGCGGACCGGGCTGCCCGTCGTCATCGACAAGGACACCAACGCCGCCGCCCTCGGGCTCGCCCTCCAGGAACCGGGTCCGGCCGACTTCGCCTACCTCCACCTCGGGACCGGGCTCGGCGCGGGGCTGGTCCTCGGCGGGGCGCTGCACCGGGGGGCCCGTACCGGAGCCGGTGAGTTCGGCCATCAGACAGTCCAGCTGGACGGTCCGAGGTGCGGCTGCGGCGGGCGCGGCTGCATCGAGGCGCTCTGCCTGGCGGCGGTGGCCCGCGGCGATGTGGCCGAGGCCGCGCGGGTGCTCGGCACCGGCGCCGCGAACCTGGTCGCGCTGCTCGACATCGACCGGGTGGTGCTGGGCGGACGCACCATCGCGGCAGAGCCCGACGCGTACGTACGAGGCGTGCGCGCGGTGCTCGACGAGCGGGCCCGGCGCGGCGGCGTGGGCGGGGAGCCGGTACCGGACGTCACCGCCGGCGGAGGCGACCGGCCGGTGGCCGAGGGGGCGGCGCAACTGGTCCTGGCCCCGCTGTTCGGCCGCGTCGGCGGCAACGACGCGGAGCGGGACGGGTGA
- a CDS encoding TIGR03364 family FAD-dependent oxidoreductase, whose amino-acid sequence MRVIVVGAGVVGTMHAWHAVSRGHEVVQIERESEARGASLRNFGQIWVSGRAGGEELETALRARELWESIGERVPDLGFRACGSLTPLRTDRETAVAEAAVARPDAAARGYKLLTAAEARAINPALRGDFRAALWCERDAAVEPRTAQLALKRELLASGRYTYLGGREVREVVGAASVRDDHGDVHTGDAVVLATGAWLGGLVRELAGPDLPVRRVRLQMMQTDALGEKLTTSVADADSFRYYPAYRGEALDALNAGQPQAPTAAEHRMQLLMVQRRDGGLTIGDTHEYEHPFAFDTVEEPYEHLTAVVESFLGRPLPRIRRRWAGVYAQCTDTGRVVHRQQVRDGVWLVTGPGGRGMTCSPAIAETTANELGW is encoded by the coding sequence GTGAGAGTCATCGTCGTAGGAGCCGGCGTGGTGGGAACCATGCACGCCTGGCACGCAGTCAGCCGCGGCCACGAGGTCGTACAGATCGAGCGCGAGAGCGAGGCACGCGGAGCGTCACTCCGTAATTTCGGACAGATATGGGTCAGCGGCCGGGCCGGCGGCGAGGAGCTGGAGACCGCGCTCCGCGCCCGTGAGCTGTGGGAGTCCATCGGGGAGCGGGTACCGGACCTGGGCTTCCGCGCCTGCGGCTCGCTCACCCCGCTGCGGACCGACCGGGAGACCGCGGTGGCCGAGGCGGCCGTCGCCCGCCCCGACGCGGCCGCCCGCGGCTACAAGCTGCTCACCGCCGCAGAGGCCCGCGCGATCAACCCGGCGCTGCGCGGCGACTTCCGCGCCGCCCTGTGGTGCGAGCGGGACGCGGCCGTCGAACCGCGCACCGCCCAGCTCGCCCTGAAGCGGGAACTGCTGGCCTCCGGCCGGTACACCTACCTCGGGGGCCGCGAGGTGCGCGAGGTGGTCGGCGCCGCGTCCGTCCGCGACGACCACGGCGACGTGCACACCGGCGACGCCGTCGTCCTGGCCACCGGTGCCTGGCTCGGCGGGCTCGTCCGCGAACTGGCCGGTCCCGACCTGCCGGTGCGCCGGGTCCGCCTCCAGATGATGCAGACCGACGCACTGGGCGAGAAGCTCACCACGTCCGTCGCGGACGCCGACAGCTTCCGCTACTACCCCGCCTACCGGGGCGAGGCGCTCGACGCCCTCAACGCCGGACAGCCCCAGGCCCCCACCGCCGCGGAGCACCGGATGCAGCTCCTGATGGTGCAGCGCCGCGACGGCGGACTGACCATCGGTGACACCCACGAGTACGAGCACCCCTTCGCCTTCGACACCGTCGAGGAGCCGTACGAGCACCTCACCGCGGTCGTCGAGTCCTTCCTCGGCCGCCCGCTGCCGCGCATCCGCCGCCGCTGGGCCGGGGTCTACGCCCAGTGCACCGACACCGGCCGCGTCGTCCACCGCCAGCAGGTACGGGACGGCGTCTGGCTGGTCACCGGACCGGGCGGACGCGGTATGACCTGCTCGCCCGCCATCGCAGAAACGACCGCCAACGAACTGGGCTGGTGA
- a CDS encoding 2-aminoethylphosphonate ABC transporter substrate-binding protein → MRKNHLRPVAAGAIALALAASLSACGGSSAASDAKVVTVYSADGLKGENGDGWYDKVFKDFEKKTGIKVEYVEGGSGEMVQRAVREKTNTQADVLITLPPFIQQADSKGLLQAYEPAGSEQVASADKASDSKWTSVVNNYFGFIHNTKELKTPPATWEELLDGKYKEKVQYSTPGVAGDGTAVLIKAMHDFGGKEPAMAYLKKLQANNVGPSASTGKLAPKVDKGELLAANGDVQMNYAQSKDMPNLGIWFPAKAGAEPTTFALPYAAGLVTKAPHSANGKKLLDFMLGEQAQQDVSAVGGGFAARKDIEAGDPNAVALKKLMDGVEVFEPDWSDIAANLDSYVDAWKSATGS, encoded by the coding sequence ATGCGCAAGAACCACCTCAGGCCCGTAGCCGCCGGCGCCATCGCGCTCGCCCTCGCCGCCTCGCTGTCCGCCTGCGGCGGTTCCTCCGCCGCCTCCGACGCGAAGGTCGTCACCGTCTACAGCGCCGACGGCCTCAAGGGCGAGAACGGCGACGGCTGGTACGACAAGGTCTTCAAGGACTTCGAGAAGAAGACCGGCATCAAGGTCGAGTACGTGGAGGGCGGCTCCGGCGAGATGGTGCAGCGCGCCGTCCGCGAGAAGACCAACACCCAGGCCGACGTGCTGATCACCCTCCCGCCGTTCATCCAGCAGGCCGACTCCAAGGGGCTCCTCCAGGCGTACGAGCCGGCCGGCTCCGAGCAGGTGGCGAGCGCCGACAAGGCGTCCGATTCCAAGTGGACCTCGGTCGTCAACAACTACTTCGGCTTCATCCACAACACGAAGGAGCTGAAGACCCCGCCCGCCACCTGGGAGGAGCTGCTCGACGGGAAGTACAAGGAGAAGGTCCAGTACTCCACCCCCGGCGTCGCCGGCGACGGCACCGCCGTACTCATCAAGGCCATGCACGACTTCGGCGGCAAGGAGCCGGCGATGGCGTACCTGAAGAAGCTCCAGGCCAACAACGTCGGCCCGTCCGCCTCCACCGGCAAGCTCGCGCCCAAGGTCGACAAGGGCGAACTCCTCGCCGCCAACGGTGACGTCCAGATGAACTACGCCCAGTCCAAGGACATGCCGAACCTCGGCATCTGGTTCCCCGCGAAGGCCGGTGCCGAGCCCACCACCTTCGCCCTGCCGTACGCGGCAGGCCTGGTCACCAAGGCCCCGCACAGCGCCAACGGCAAGAAGCTGCTCGACTTCATGCTCGGCGAGCAGGCCCAGCAGGACGTCAGCGCGGTCGGCGGCGGCTTCGCGGCCCGCAAGGACATCGAGGCGGGCGACCCCAACGCGGTCGCGCTGAAGAAGCTGATGGACGGGGTCGAGGTCTTCGAGCCGGACTGGTCGGACATCGCGGCCAACCTCGACTCGTACGTGGACGCCTGGAAGTCGGCCACCGGCAGCTGA
- a CDS encoding GntR family transcriptional regulator: MDYPHDQAPGAPIRSGIPEHGRIPKYYAVKAHVSALIEELGEGGMLPPERDLALRYGVSRETVRQALRELLLEGRLARQGRGTVVAGPKLEQPLSLASYTEGVRRQGRTPGRHLIGLERFPCPEALAAEIGAERGEPVWHLERVLLADDDRVGLESTYVSVARMPDLAGEFDPDSSFYAYLHDRLGISFGDADERIETVLATPREALLIGTPPALPMLLIHRVSRDAGGQPLERVRTLFRGDRFSFTAHLSGRG, encoded by the coding sequence GTGGACTACCCGCACGACCAGGCACCTGGCGCACCGATCCGCTCCGGCATCCCGGAGCACGGCCGTATTCCCAAGTACTACGCCGTGAAGGCCCATGTATCCGCCCTCATCGAGGAGTTGGGCGAGGGCGGCATGCTCCCGCCGGAGCGCGATCTCGCCCTGCGCTACGGGGTGTCGCGCGAGACCGTGCGCCAGGCGCTGCGCGAACTGCTCCTGGAGGGGCGCCTCGCCCGGCAGGGCCGGGGCACGGTGGTCGCGGGCCCCAAGCTGGAGCAGCCGCTCTCCCTCGCCAGCTACACGGAGGGCGTACGCCGGCAGGGCCGCACCCCGGGACGCCATCTCATCGGACTGGAACGCTTCCCCTGCCCGGAGGCGCTCGCCGCCGAGATCGGGGCGGAGCGCGGGGAGCCGGTCTGGCACCTGGAGCGGGTGCTGCTCGCCGACGACGACCGGGTCGGCCTGGAGAGCACGTACGTCAGCGTGGCCCGGATGCCGGACCTGGCGGGGGAGTTCGACCCCGACTCGTCGTTCTACGCCTACCTCCACGACCGGCTCGGGATCTCCTTCGGTGACGCGGACGAGCGGATCGAGACCGTGCTCGCCACCCCGCGCGAGGCGCTGCTCATCGGCACGCCGCCCGCGCTGCCCATGCTGCTGATCCACCGGGTCTCGCGGGACGCGGGCGGGCAGCCGCTGGAGCGGGTGCGGACCCTGTTCCGCGGCGACCGGTTCTCCTTCACCGCCCACCTGAGCGGACGCGGCTGA
- a CDS encoding HAD-IIA family hydrolase, translating into MAERKPISSWLTDMDGVLIHEGTPIPGADAFIKRLRESGLPFLVLTNNSIYTARDLHARLNRMGLDVPVENIWTSALATAQFLDDQRPGGTAYVIGEAGLTTALHDIGYVLTDHEPDYVVLGETRTYSFETLTKAIRLINGGARFICTNPDETGPSAEGPLPATGSVAALITKATGKAPYFAGKPNPLMMRTGLNAIGAHSESSAMIGDRMDTDVLAGLEAGMQTFLVLTGLTTVEDIDKYPFRPSTVVDSIADLVDLVDLG; encoded by the coding sequence ATGGCAGAGCGCAAGCCGATCTCGTCCTGGCTCACCGACATGGACGGAGTCCTCATCCACGAGGGGACCCCGATCCCCGGCGCCGACGCCTTCATCAAGCGGCTGCGCGAGTCCGGGCTGCCCTTCCTGGTCCTCACCAACAACTCCATCTACACCGCGCGCGACCTGCACGCCCGGCTCAACCGGATGGGCCTCGACGTGCCCGTCGAGAACATCTGGACCTCCGCGCTCGCCACCGCCCAGTTCCTGGACGACCAGCGGCCCGGCGGCACGGCGTACGTCATCGGTGAGGCCGGGCTGACCACGGCGCTGCACGACATCGGCTACGTCCTCACCGACCACGAGCCCGACTACGTGGTGCTCGGGGAGACCCGAACCTACTCATTCGAGACGCTCACCAAGGCGATCCGGCTGATCAACGGCGGCGCCCGCTTCATCTGCACCAACCCGGACGAGACCGGCCCGTCCGCAGAGGGCCCGCTGCCCGCGACCGGGTCGGTCGCCGCCCTCATCACCAAGGCCACCGGCAAGGCCCCGTACTTCGCGGGCAAGCCCAACCCGCTGATGATGCGCACCGGGCTCAACGCGATCGGCGCCCACTCCGAGTCCAGCGCCATGATCGGTGACCGGATGGACACCGACGTGCTGGCCGGACTGGAGGCGGGCATGCAGACGTTCCTGGTGCTCACCGGCCTCACCACGGTCGAGGACATCGACAAGTACCCGTTCCGGCCGTCCACCGTCGTCGACTCCATCGCCGACCTCGTGGACCTCGTGGACCTGGGCTGA
- a CDS encoding 2-aminoethylphosphonate ABC transporter permease subunit produces MASAVTGDVRAAASDSGSVLKRRTSRNLWAMPPVAVLAVVFLYPLLLVVRQSFSPDEGGTSFAPYTEVFASASFRSALTTTVWLAAGATVGCLVLGFVLAMVIAFVPFPGGKAVARFVDVFLSFPSFLITLALLFIYGNAGMANGLWTGATGAADGPFHFLTTPWGVLLAEITYFTPFVMRPLLAAFSQLDTAQLEVASSLGAGPARIVRQVILPEALPALAAGGSLVLVMCLNEFGIVLFTGAKGVTTLPMLVYSKAILESDYPAACVVAVVNIAISVGLYSLYRVVSRRAGA; encoded by the coding sequence ATGGCTAGCGCCGTGACCGGGGACGTCAGGGCGGCCGCGTCCGACAGCGGGTCCGTCCTCAAACGCCGGACGAGCCGGAACCTCTGGGCCATGCCCCCCGTCGCCGTGCTCGCCGTCGTGTTCCTCTACCCGCTCCTCCTCGTCGTCCGGCAGTCCTTCAGCCCCGACGAGGGCGGTACCTCCTTCGCCCCGTACACCGAGGTCTTCGCCTCCGCCTCCTTCCGCTCGGCGCTCACCACCACCGTGTGGCTCGCGGCCGGTGCGACCGTCGGGTGCCTCGTCCTCGGCTTCGTCCTCGCCATGGTCATCGCCTTCGTACCGTTCCCCGGCGGCAAGGCCGTCGCCCGGTTCGTCGACGTCTTCCTCTCCTTCCCGTCCTTCCTGATCACGCTCGCCCTGCTGTTCATCTACGGCAACGCCGGGATGGCCAACGGCCTGTGGACCGGGGCCACCGGGGCGGCCGACGGGCCCTTCCATTTCCTCACCACACCGTGGGGCGTACTCCTGGCCGAGATCACCTACTTCACCCCGTTCGTGATGCGCCCGCTGCTCGCCGCCTTCTCCCAGCTCGACACCGCGCAACTGGAGGTGGCGTCCTCGCTGGGCGCCGGACCGGCCCGGATCGTGCGCCAGGTGATCCTGCCCGAGGCGCTCCCGGCGCTCGCGGCGGGCGGCAGCCTCGTCCTGGTGATGTGCCTCAACGAGTTCGGCATCGTGCTGTTCACCGGCGCGAAGGGCGTCACCACCCTGCCGATGCTCGTCTACAGCAAGGCGATCCTGGAGTCCGACTACCCGGCCGCCTGCGTCGTGGCCGTCGTCAACATCGCGATCTCCGTCGGCCTCTACAGCCTGTACCGGGTGGTGAGCCGACGTGCTGGTGCATAG
- a CDS encoding ABC transporter ATP-binding protein, translating into MTGGATAVRSGIRFDRVSVAYGGNTVLDGLDLTVEPGEVMALLGPSGSGKTTALRAVAGFVRPASGRVFIGDRDVTALPPHKRGIGMVVQSYALFPHLRVQDNVAFGLKAQKADRSEIPGRVAEALELVGMAGYARRYPRELSGGQQQRVAIARALAIRPGVLLLDEPLSALDAQLRSGMLTELARLHRELPDVSILYVTHDQVEALTLADRIAVMDRARLRDCDTPQELYRRPRTEFTASFVGNANLLPVTVTKTGDTVDFAGHALAVPTGEVAEGVTATLCVRPHLVGLGAGPNALTGTICEVQWRGSTHRLYVDIDGHRIKADVRELRETPALGNTVTLHFAAADAVLLPAGAGASHG; encoded by the coding sequence GTGACGGGCGGGGCCACGGCCGTCCGCAGCGGCATCAGGTTCGACCGGGTCAGCGTCGCGTACGGCGGGAACACCGTCCTGGACGGCCTCGACCTCACCGTCGAACCCGGCGAGGTCATGGCCCTGCTCGGGCCCTCCGGATCCGGCAAGACGACCGCCCTGCGCGCCGTCGCCGGATTTGTCCGGCCCGCCTCCGGGCGGGTGTTCATCGGTGACCGCGACGTCACCGCCCTGCCGCCGCACAAGCGCGGCATCGGCATGGTCGTCCAGAGCTACGCCCTCTTCCCCCACCTGCGGGTCCAGGACAACGTCGCCTTCGGCCTGAAGGCCCAGAAGGCCGACAGGTCCGAGATCCCGGGCCGGGTCGCCGAGGCGCTCGAACTCGTCGGCATGGCCGGGTACGCCCGCCGCTACCCGCGCGAACTCTCCGGCGGCCAGCAGCAGCGCGTCGCCATCGCCCGCGCCCTCGCCATCCGCCCCGGCGTCCTGCTGCTCGACGAACCGCTCTCCGCGCTCGACGCCCAGCTGCGCTCCGGGATGCTCACCGAACTGGCCCGGCTGCACCGGGAACTGCCCGACGTCTCCATCCTGTACGTCACCCACGACCAGGTCGAGGCGCTCACCCTCGCGGACCGGATCGCCGTCATGGACCGGGCCCGGCTGCGGGACTGCGACACCCCGCAGGAGCTGTACCGGCGCCCGCGCACGGAGTTCACCGCCTCGTTCGTCGGCAACGCCAACCTGCTGCCGGTCACCGTCACGAAGACCGGCGACACCGTGGACTTCGCCGGGCACGCACTCGCCGTACCCACCGGCGAGGTGGCCGAGGGCGTCACCGCCACGCTCTGCGTCCGGCCGCACCTGGTCGGGCTCGGCGCCGGCCCCAACGCGCTGACCGGCACGATCTGCGAGGTCCAGTGGCGCGGCTCCACCCACCGGCTGTACGTCGACATCGACGGGCACCGGATCAAGGCGGACGTCCGGGAGCTGCGGGAGACGCCTGCGCTGGGCAACACGGTGACGCTGCACTTCGCGGCGGCGGACGCGGTGCTGCTGCCTGCCGGGGCGGGGGCGTCCCATGGCTAG